The genome window TACCTGCTGTCCGTGGCCGCCGCGTTCGGTGTCGTCACCAGCGTCTTCGAGCACGGCGTCGGCGCCGACCTGCTGCACGTCGCCAAGCTCGGGCCGGTCATCTCGTTCATGCCCATCGTGCTCATGGGCGTGCTCTTCGGCCTCGCGATGGACTACGAGGTCTTCCTCGTGTCCCGCATCCGCGAGGACTACGTGCACTCCGGCGACGCCCGTGCGTCCATCCGCACCGGCTTCGTCGGGTCGGCCAAGGTCGTCACCGCGGCGGCGATCATCATGGTCGCGGTGTTCTTCGCGTTCGTCCCCGAGGGGGACATCAACATCAAACCCATCGCGCTCGGCCTGGCCGTGGGGGTCGCGGTCGACGCGTTCGTCGTGCGCATGACGCTCGTGCCCGCCGTGATGCAGATCCTCGGCGACCGCGCCTGGTGGATGCCGCGCAGCCTCGACCGCGTGCTGCCGTCGTTCGACGTGGAGGGCGAGGCGCTGCACCGCGAGCTCGGGCTCGCGACGTGGCCGGGCGACCCGGACGTCGTCGTCGCCGCACGCGACCTGCGCCTCGCGGCGGCCGACCGCACCGACGTCGTCCACCTGGCCGTGCGCCGCGGCGACGCGCTCGTCGTGCACGCCGACGAGCCCGCCCGCGTGGCGGCGCTGCTCCTGACCGTCGCCGGACGCCTCACGCCCGCCGGCGGTGACCTCAAGGTCGCCGGCCACCTCCTGCCGGTGCGCGCCGCGGCCGTGCGTCGCGCGGTCGGCTACGTCGACCTGCGGACGGAGGGCATCGACGCGCTCGACGCCGCGGTCGCCGAGCGTCCGACCGTCCTCGCGGTCGACCGCACGGACCTCGTCACCGACCCGCACGAGCGGGCCCACGCCGCCGCCGCCCTCGCGCGGGCAGCCGAGCAGGGCGCGACCCTGCTCCTCGGCGTCGTCGGCACCACGTCCGCCGACGACCTGCTCCCCGCCGGCACCCCCGTCACCACCCTCGCGCCGTCCACCGGCGTCCTCGCGTGAGCGCGCAGGAAGGAACCCCGATGTCCCGCACCTCGGTGACCCCACGACCCGTGAGGCGGTGGCCCGCCGTCGTCGTCGCGCTGGCCGCTCCGCTCGCCCTCGTCGTGATCCTGCTCGCCGCCTCCTGGGCGCCGGCCGACGGCCTCGCGCACGTCAAGGCCGCCGTGGTCAACCACGACGAGCCCGTGACGCTCGAGGGGCAGTACACGCCGCTCGGCCGCCAGCTCGCCGGTGCCCTCGTCGACGGCACCGAGGTCGACGCCAACTACGAGTGGGTCGTCACGGACGACGCCGACGCGGCCGCGGGGCTCGACGACGGCACGTACGCGGCCGTCGTCACGATCCCCGAGAACTTCTCCGCCGCGGCGACGTCGTTCGCGTCCGGCGACGACGTGCAGCAGGCGACGATCGAGATCACCTCGCCCCCGGGCGCCACCGCGGTCGACCAGGCGGTGGCCGCGACGGTCACCACCACCGCGACGCGCGTGCTCGGCTCGCAGCTGACCAGCACCTACGTCGAGAACGTGCTCGTCGGCTTCACGACGCTGGGCGAGCAGCTCGGTGAGGCGGCCGACGGCGCGACGCAGCTGGCCGAGGGCGTCGGGCAGCTCGCGCAGGGCACCGGGCAGCTCGCGACGGGCGCCGACGGCCTCGCGGACGGCGCCGGGCAGCTCGCCGGCGGCACGCGCGAGCTGCGCAGCGGGTCGTACGACCTGGCGACGGGGACGGCACAGCTCGCGGGCGGTGCCCGCACCCTCGCCGACGGTGCCGGCGCGCTCGCCGACGGCGCCGGGCAGTCCGCTGCCGGGGCCCGTGAGCTCGCGGACGGCCTGCGCCGGACCGCCGACGGCTCGACCGGCCTCGGGACGCTCGCGACGGCGGCCGGCGGGCTGGCCGGCGGGATCGAGGCGTCGCTCACGGAGCTGCGTGCCACGCTCCCGCTCGTCGAGGGCGGCCTCGCGCAGGCCGACGCCGCGGTGCAGGACCTGGGCTGCGAGGCCGACCCGACGACCGAGGGGTGCGTCGACGCGCTCGTGCAGCGGGCCGTCCTGACGAGCCAGCGCGCGACGCTGAACGAGCAGATCGCGGGCCTGAGCGAGCAGCTGGGCTACGTGCAGCAGATCGCGGGCGGGCTCGACCTCACGGTCAACGGCGTCCCGGGCGACGCGACCCAGCCCGGCCTCGTCGCCGGTCTGCAGCAGCTCGCCGGGGGTGCCGAGCAGCTCGCGGGCGGCATCGAGCAGCTCGCGGGCGGCACGTCCGACCTCGCGACCGGTGCGTCGACCCTCGCGGGTGGCGCCTCCCAGCTCGCGGGCGGGTCGTCCCAGCTCGCGGCGGGTGTCGCGCAGCTCGACGGCGGCGCGGCCCAGCTCGCCGACGGAAGCGCCCAGCTCGCCGACGGCGTCCGGCAGACGAGCGACGGTGCGACGCAGCTCGCCGACGGGACGGCGGAGCTCGGGACCGGGCTCGGCCAGGCCGTCGAGCAGCTGCCGACGACGCCCGAGGACCAGCGGGCGGACCTCGCGCAGGTCGTCACGGCACCGGTCGCGGCGCCCTCGGCCACGGTGTCCGCGCCGCTCGGCCTCGTCTCGACGCTCGTCGCCGTCGCCCTGTGGATCGGCGCGCTCGTGCTCTTCCTCGTGTTCCGGCCCCTGCCGGTGCGCGTCGCGGGGTCGACACGGTCGGCGTTCGCGCTGGTCGCCGGGTCCCTGGCCCTGCCCGCGGCGGTGTCGGCGGTCGCCGGTGCGGCCGTCGGTGCGGTCGCCGGTGCCATCACCGACCAGGGCGCCGGGCGCACGCTCGGGCTCGCGCTGGTCGGTGCGGTCGCGGCCGTCGCGCTCGCCGCGTTCCACCAGGCGGTCGCAGCCTGGTTCGGGACCGCCGGTCGCGTCGTCGCCGTGGTCGCGGGCTTCGCGTACCTCGTCGCCGGGCTGGCCGCCACGGTCCCCGCGTGGGTCGGCGGCTCGGTCGGGTGGCTGCCCCTGAGGGCCACGTCGGACGCGCTCGGTGCGGTCGTCGGCGAGACGCCGGCGTCCCTGCTCGGGGCCGTGGTGGCGCTCGCGCTGTGGGCCGTCGCGGGCCTCCTGGCGACGGTCGGCGCCGCCGCCCGCGCCCGCCAGGCCGTCGGCCCCCGCACGGTCGCCGCCTACGCCTGACCCCCCACCCACCCCATCCACCACGGCGAGAGAGCAATCCAGCTGCGCTCGGTGCGGGGTCCGCCCTGAGCTGGATCGCTCTCTCACCGGCTGGGGGTGGGGGTCCTGCGGGGGCGGGTCAGCGGCGGCGGACCGCCAGGACGCGCTGGAGGATGACGAACGCGAGCAGGACGACGCCGATGAAGACGCGGGTCCACCAGGAGTCCAGACCCTCGCGGGCGATGAGCACCTGGATGAGGCCGTAGACCAGCACGCCCGCGCCGGTACCGAGCACGAAGCCCACGCCGCCGGACAGCAGCGTGCCGCCGATGACGACCGCCGCGATCGCGTCGAGCTCCATGCCGATGCCCGTCAGGTTGAACCCGGACTTGGTGTAGAGCGCGAACAGGACACCCGCGATGCCGGCGCACGTGCCCGAGATGACGTACACCCAGACGCGCGTGCGGGCGGGGCGCAGGCCCATGAGGTTGACCGCCGCTCCCCCGTCGCCCGCGCCTAGCCCGTACACGGACCGACCGAACCGCGTGTAGTGCAGCACCAGGAACGCGATGAGCAGCACCGCCAGCGCGATGACCATGCTGGCGTTGATGCGCCACAGCTCGCGTCCCTCGCCGAACTTCAGGCTCCACGCGGCGAGCGCGGAGAACCCCGCGTCGTCGATCTTCAGGGAGTTGACGCTGATGACGTTGGCCAGGCCGCGGGCCAGGAACATCACGGCGAGCGACGCGATGAAGGGTTGGATGTCGAACATCTGCACCATCACGCCGATGAGCAGCCCGCACGACGTGCCGATGAGCACGCCGACGACGAGCACGACGGGCAGCGGCAGGCCGGCGGTGAACATCTCGGCGATCGACAGCCCGACGAGCGCCACGACGGCACCCACGGACAGGTCGATCCCGCCGGTGAGGATGACGAACGTCATGCCGACGGCGAGCACCAGCAGGTAGGAGTTGTCGACCAGCAGGTTCGACAGCAGCTTCATGCTGACGAAGTCGACGCGGTCGGTCGAGTACCGCTGCTGGCCCACGCCGAGCATGAGGGCGAGCGTCAGGAGCGTCCCGAGCACGGGCAGGAACCGTCGGTCGAGACCGCGCAGCGCGCGCCGCGCCCGGTGCACCACGCCGCCGCTCGTGCGCTCGGTGCGGACCATCTGGTCGGTGCTCATGCCGTCACCTCCGCGGCGCTCACGGGCTCGACCGGGGCGGCGGGGGTGTCGACGCGGTCGGCGCGCCGTCGGCGGCGCAGCATGGCGCGCAGCGTCGGCGACGCCGCGACGCACACCGCGATGAGCACGATGGCCTTGAACAGCGGCGTGGTCTGCGAGGGCAGCTGGAAGATGATGACCGCACGCTCGAGCGAGCTCAGCAGCATCGCGCCGACGAGCAGACCGCCGAGGTAGAACCGCCCGCCGTCGAGCTTGGTGCCCCCGAGCACGACGACCATGATCGCGTCGAGCTCCTTCATCAGGCCGATGTTGTTGGCGTCGGCGGCCATCGTCGGGGCGCCGTAGACGAGGCCGGCGAGGGCCGCGAGGACGCCCGCGATGACGTAGACGGTCCACGTGGTGCGCCGCGAGCGCACGCCCGCGAGGCGGCTGGCCTCGCGGTTGATGCCGATGGACTCGAGGAACATCCCGAGCGCGGTGCGCCGCACCACGAGGGCGACGACGACGAACGCGGCCACGGCGATGACGACGGGGGTCGGGACGCCGAGCACGAAGCCGGAGCCGATCGTCTTGAACGGCGGGCTCGTGACCGTGGTGATCTGCCCCTGCGTGATGAGCATCGCGATGCCGCGCCCGGCGACCATGAGGATCATGGTCGCGATGAACGGCTGGATGCCCAGCCCCGCGACCATCGCGCCGTTGAACGCGCCGCCGATGGCCCCCACGACCAGGCCCAGCAGGACGGCCGTCAGCACCGTGCCGACGTTCGACGGGTCCGCCGCGGTGTCGAGGTACGTGAGCGAGACGGCCAGGCCGATCGCCATGACGGCGCCCACCGACAGGTCGATGCCGCCGGTCGCGATGACCAGGCACATGCCGAGCGCCAGCAGCAGCGGCGTCGCGCTGTTGCGCAGCAGGTCGACGAGCTGACCGAACAGGTGGCCGTCGCGGACGGTCACGTCGAGGAAGCCGGGGCTCGCGACGCCGCACGCGAGCAGCAGCACGACGAGCGCGAGGACGGGCCAGAACAGCCCGTGCCGGGTGACCTCGTGCCAGACGGCGGTGGCGCGGGACGGCCCGGGCGACGGCGTCGCCGCCGGGGTGGTCGGTGTCATGCGTGGGCTCCGCTCTGGGGGACCGTCGCGGGGACGGTCGCGGCGATCGTCTCGAGGATCGTGGACGTCGTGACGTCGTCGGCGTTGACGAGGTCGTCGACCTTCTGGCGGTCCCGCATGACGACGAGCCGCTGGCTCAGGCGCAGGACCTCCTCGAGCTCGGAGGAGATGAAGACGACGGACATGCCGTCCTGGGCGAGCTCGGTGACGAGCTTCTGGATCTCGGCCTTGGCGCCGACGTCGATGCCGCGCGTCGGCTCGTCGAGGATGAGCAGGCGCGGCGCCGTGGCGAGCCACCGCGCGAGCAGCACCTTCTGCTGGTTGCCGCCCGACAGGTTGCGGATGAGCGAGTGCGGGTTGGCGGGCGTGATCTGCAGCGCCGTGATGTACCGCGCGACGATGTCGTCGAGCTGGCGGCGCGGGATGCGGCGCCACGTGCCGCGGCGCGCCTGGATCGCCAGCGCGATGTTCTCGCGGACCGTCAGGTCGCCGACGATCCCCTCCTTCTTGCGGTCCTCGGTGGAGTAGGCGATGCCGTGCGCGATCGCAGCGAGCGGGGACGTGAGCCGCGTGAGCGCGCTCTGGACGCGGACCTCGCCCGCGTCGGGGCGGTCCGCACCGGCGAGCAGCCGCGCCATCTCGGTCCGCCCCGAGCCGAGCAGGCCGGCGACGCCGAGGATCTCGCCCGCGTACAGGTTGACGTCGAACGGCTGGACGGACCCGTTCTTGCCCAGGCCCACCGCGGTGAGGAAGGGCGTCTCGCGCTCCGAGTGGATCGTGATGGTCGAGCGCGCCTTCTCCTCGATCCCGGCCAGCGCCTCGCCGGACCGGCCGATCATCGCGGCGATGAGCTCGCGGCGCGGCAGGTCCTCGATGCGGTGCTCACCGACGAACCGGCCGTTGCGCAGCACGGTGACGCGGTCGGCGACCTCGTAGATCTGGTCGAGGAAGTGCGAGACGAACAGCACGGCGACGCCGTCGTCCTTGAGCCGGCGCACGACCCGGAACAGCTCGGCGACCTCGGCGTTGTCGAGGCTGGACGTCGGCTCGTCGAGGATGAGCACCTTGGCGTCGACGACGAGCGCCCGGGCGATCGCGCACAGCTGCTGCACCGCGATGGTGTGCGACGACAGCATCGAGCGCGGGTCGATGTCGAGGTTGAGGCGCGCGAGGAAGTCGGCGGCGCGGCGGCGCGTGGTGCGCCAGTCGATGAACGGTCCGCGACGCGACTCGTGGCCGAGCATGACGTTCTCGGCCACCGTGAGGTTCGCGCAGAGGTTGACCTCCTGGTAGACGGTCGAGATGCCGGCGGCCTGCGCCTGGCTGGGCCCGTCGAACCGCAGGTCCTGACCGTCGACCGCGATGCGGCCGGAGTCGGTGGAGTAGACACCGGTGAGCGCCTTGATCAGGGTCGACTTGCCGGCGCCGTTCTCGCCCATGAGGGCGTGGACCTCACCGGGGAACAGCCGGAAGTCGACGTCGTCGAGGGCCCTGACGCCGGGGAAGGCGATCGAGATGCCCGTCATCTGCACGACGGGCGCGGCCGGCGCGGGGGCGGGACCGGCGGGGGGTGCTGCGGACATCGGTGTCCTCTCCTGCTCGACGGGCGTCCCGGGCGCACCGGCTGGGGGCCGGCGCGCCCGGGACGTCGCTCGCACGTCAGTACGCGCGGGCGTCCACGTCGGCCTGCGTGATCGTCTGGTCGAACGCCTCGTCGATCACGATGGTCTCCTTGGGCACGTCCTCGCCGTCGGCGACCTTCGTGATGAGCTCGGCGAGCTGGTCGCCGAACACGGGGTTGCACTCGACGACGTAGTTGAACTTCTTGTCGACGAGCGCCTGCAGCCCGTCGCGCACGCCGTCGACGGACACGATCTGGATGTCCTTGCCGGGCACCTTGCCCGCGGCCTCGATGGCCTCGATGGCGCCCAGGCCCATGTCGTCGTTGTGCGTGAAGATCATCGTCATGTCGGGGTACGCCTGCAGCGCGGCCTCGACGGCCGTCTTGCCCTCGGCACGCGTGAAGTTGCCCGACGCCTTGCCGATGATCTGCTCGCCGACGACCTCGCCGAAGCCCTCCTCGCGGTCGACCTGGGCACCGGAGCCGAGCGTGCCCTGCAGCTCGAAGATCTTGGCGTCGGGAGCGTTCTCGGCCACCCACTCGCCGGCGGTCGTGCCCTCGGCCTTGAAGTCGGCACCGATCCAGGTGACGAACGGGTCGTCGACCGTGGTGTCGACGGTGCGGTCGACGAGCACGACGGGGATGCCCGAGTCCTTGATCTCCTGGAGCACCTCGTCCCACCCCGTCTCGATGACCGGCGAGAACGCGATGACGTCGACGTCCTGGGCGACGAAGTCGCGCAGCGCCTTGATCTGGTTCTCCTGCTTCTGCTGCGCGTCGACGAACGTCAGGTCGAAGCCGTTCTCCTCGGAGAGGCTCTCCTTGACGGACTCGGTGTTGGCGGTGCGCCAGCCGGACTCGGCACCGAGCTGCGAGAAGCCGACGCGGATGAGGTCGCTGCCGCCCTCGTCCCCGCCGTCCCCGCCGTCACCCGCCGTGTCCGAACCGCCGCCACAGGCCGCCAGGGCCAGGACCGTGAACGTCGCCACGACACCGGCGAGACCGGTGCGTGCGCGGTTGATGCCCTTCATGCAACTCCTCCTCGAGCAGCTCAGCCGACCTCTTCGTCGACCCTTCCAGGGATGCGTGACGGGATGAGTGTGAACGTTCTCAAGGGGGGACGTCAACGGACAGAGGTTGCGTTTCGGTCACGAGCGTCGCCGCAGGCCAGGGGCCAGAAAACAGCGAGAACCACCCGTCCGTGTGAGCGATCACATCCGGACGGGGCCCTCACCTGCGCCGATGCTCCTGCCGCTCGCGTGGACGTCCCTCCTCTCCCCGAGCCTCAGAGCACCACCCGCGACGGGTGGCGCGGCGGCGCCGTGCTCTCGCGGACCAGCAGCCGCGGCGAGACCGACACCGACGACGACGTGGCCACACCGTCCCGCGCGTCGAGCAGCAGCTCGACGCAGCGGTAGCCCAGCTCCTCGAGCTCCTGCGCGACCGTCGTCAGCGGGGGGACGAAGTGCGCCGAGCCGTCGCCGTCGTCGTACCCGACCACCGACACGTCGTCCGGCACCTTGAGCCGCGCGTCCGCGAGCGCGTGCATCATGCCGAGCGCCAGCAGGTCGTTGGCCGCGAAGATCGCGGTCGGCAGGGACGAGCGCCGGCGCCGCACGCGCGCCACGAGCTCCTGGCCCGCGAGGTAGCCGACCTCGGCGCTCCAGTCGTCGGCCCACAGCGTCCGCGGCGCGAGCCCGGCGGCCGCCATCGTCTCGCGGAAGCCGACCGCGCGGGCACGCGCGTCGACCCACGGCGCCGGGCCCGCCAGGTGCAGCACGTCGCGGTGCCCCAGGTCCAGCAGGTGCCGCGTCGCGACCTTCGCGCCCGCCTCCTGGTCGATCGCGACCGCCAGCCCGTGCTCGCCGCCCGTGCGCCCCGCGACGACCACCGGCACCTGCGTCGTCGACTCGAGCACCGCCGCGGCGGCCTCGTCGTGCGACGCGATGACCACGATCCCGTCGACACCCTGGTCCAGCAGGTGCTCGATGGCCGACGTGACCTCGTCCTTGTGCTGCAGGTCGACGGTCGCGAGGGACACGAACAGCCCCTTGGCGCGCGCGGCCTGCTCGATCGACACGAGCGTGCGCGTCGGGCCGAACAGGTGCGAGCCGGACGAGACGACCCCGAAGACGCCCGTGCGCCGCGTCTTGAGCGCGCGCGCCGCGATGTTGCGCCGGTACCCGAGCTGCTGCATGGCGTCGAGCACCCGCTCGCGCGTGTCCGTGGCGACGTTGGGGTGGTTGTTGATGACCCGGGAGACCGTCTGGTACGACACGCCCGCCACCGTGGCCACGTCCGTGATGGCAGGGGGCCGCGGACGGGCGTTCGCGGGCGACAGGGGCGGCGTGCTCACCCGCCCAGCCTCGCACGTCCGACCTACCGTGGGAGCGGGTCCCGCGCACGCGTCTCATCACGAGCGCGCACGAGAACCCCGAGAGGAGCCCCCCGTGACCGACCGCCGGCTGCCGAGATGGTCCGAGCTCGCACCCCTGCTGCGGCCCCAGCCGCTGCGGCTCGACCCCGTGCAGCGCCGCCTCGAGGACGCCCTGACCATCGCCGACCTGCGCCGCGTCGCCCGGCGTCGCACACCGCGCGCGGTGTTCGACTACACCGACGGCGCCGCCGAGGGCGAGCTCACCCTGCGGCGCGCGCGCCGCCTGTTCCGCGACCTCGAGCTGCGCCCGTCGATCCTGCGCGACGTGTCGCACGTGGACACCACGACGTCCTACCTCGGGCGCCCGTCGGCGCTGCCGTTCGCGTTCGCCCCGACGGGCTTCACACGGCTCATGCACCACGAGGGCGAGCGGGCCGTCGCGCGCGTGGCGCAGCGGCGCGGCCTGCCGTACGCGCTGTCCACCATGGGCACGACGTCGATCGAGGACGTCGCCGCGGTCGCCCCCGACGCGCGCCGGTGGTTCCAGCTGTACGTGTGGAAGGACCGCGCGGCGGGCGAGGACCTCATGGCACGCGCCCGGGCGGCGGGCTACGAGGCGCTCATGCTCACGGTCGACGTGCCCGTCGCGGGCGCGCGGCTGCGCGACGTCCGCAACGGGTTCTCGATCCCGCCCGCGCTGACGGTGCGGACCGTGCTCGACGCCGCGACGCACCCGGCGTGGTGGACGGACCTGCTGACGACCGAGCCGTTGACGTTCGCCTCGCTCACCTCGTGGAGCGGGACGGTCGCGGACCTGCTCGACCGGCTGTTCGACCCCACGATGACCATCGCGGACCTCGAGTGGCTGCGATCGTCGTGGGACGGCCCGCTGATCATCAAGGGCGTCCAGACCGTCGAGGACGCACGCCGCGTGACCGACGCCGGGGCCGACGCGGTCGTGCTGTCCAACCACGGCGGCCGGCAGCTCGACAAGGCGCCCGTGCCGCTGCGCCTGCTCCCCGACGTGCTCGACGCGGTCGGCGACCGCACCGAGGTGTGGGTCGACACGGGCATCACGCACGGGTCCGACGTGGTCGCGGCGATCGCACTGGGGGCGCGCGCGACGCTCGTCGGGCGGGCGTACCTCTACGGCCTCATGGCGGGCGGCGAGCGCGGCGTGGACCGCGCGGTCGCGATCCTCGAGGGCGAGGTGCGCCGCACGATGGCGCTCCTGGGCGCCACCTCCGTCGCGGAGCTGTCGCCGCGCCACGTCCGGCTCCCCTGAACGACCCCGGGACGACGACGAAAGGATTCGCAGGCCTGCCGACGCGGCGCGCCCACCCCTACCGTCGGCTCGGCGTCGAAGCGGTTTCCGTGAACGTGCACATCCCGGCGCCCCCACGGTCCACGACGGACGACGACGGAAGAGGCCCGGCGCATGCGACGTCGCAGCACAGCAGCACTCGCGACGGCCGCCGCCGCCGTCACCGCGCTCGGCGCCCTCGCGACGGCCCCGTCGGCGACGGCCGCCGTGGCGTGCAAGGTCACCTACACGGTCACGAACCAGTGGCACGGCGGCTTCGGCGCCGACGTCCGCGTCGACAACCTCGGTGACGCCCTCACCGGCTGGACGCTGACCTGGGCGTTCACCGGCGGCCAGAGCGTGCAGCAGGCGTGGAACGGCACAGCGACGCAGTCCGGTGCGCAGGTGACCGTGACGAACGCCGCCTGGAACGGCGCCGTCGGGTCCGGCGGTCAGATCGCCTTCGGCTTCAACGGTGCGTCCGACGGCACGACGAACCCCGTGCCGACGTCGTTCGCCCTCAACGGGACGACGTGCACGGGGTCGGTCACGCCGACGACGGCCCCCACGACGGCCACGCCGACCGCGTCCCCCACGCAGCAGCCGACGCCCACGTCGTCGCCCACGCCCACGCAGCAGCCGACGCCCACGTCGTCCCCGACCCCGACCGCCGCACCGCACCCGGTCCCGACGACGCCCGTGGCCGGCGCGCGTCAGCTCGAGGACCTCGACCGCGGGCTGGTCTCCGTGCGGTCCGGCAGCGGCAACCTCGTGCAGTGGCGCCTGCTGGGCTACGAGGACCGCGGCACCGGGTTCCACGTCTACCGGGACGGCACGCGCATCACGTCGTCGCCGGTCACGGGCTCGACCAACCACCTCGACCCCGGCGCGTCGGCGACCGCCCGGTACACCGTGCGGGCCGTCGAGAACGGCGCCGAGCAGGCGGCGTCCGCGCCGTCGCTGAACCTGGCCGGCGGCTACCTCGACGTCGCCGTCCAGCGCCCGTCGTCCGACCACGTCATCAACGACGGGTCCGTCGGCGACCTCGACGGCGACGGCGACCTCGACGTCGTCCTGAAGTGGGACCCCTCGAACGCCAAGGACAACAGCCAGGCGGGCGTCACCGGCAACGTCTACCTCGACGGCGTGACGCTGCAGGGCCAGCGGCTGTGGCGCATCGACCTGGGCCGCAACATCCGCGCCGGTGCGCACTACACGCAGTTCCAGGTCTACGACTACGACGGCGACGGCAGGGCCGAGGTGGCCGTCAAGACCGCCGACGGCACGCGCTCGGGCACCGGGCAGGTCATCGGCAACGCCAACGCCGACCACCGCAACGGCGAGGGCTACGTGCTGTCCGGCCCCGAGTACTTCACGGTCTTCCGCGGCGACACCGGCGCGGTCGGCGCGACCACCGACTACGTGCCGCCCCGCGGGACGGTGTCGAGCTGGGGCGACTCCTACGGCAACCGCGTCGACCGGTTCCTCGCCGGGACCGCGTACGTCGACGGTCAGCGACCCTCGATCATCATGGCCCGCGGCTACTACACGCGTGCCGTCGTCGTCGCGTGGGACTACCGCGACGGGCAGCTCACGCGCCGGTGGACCTTCGACTCGACCAGCTCGACGCCCGGCAACTCGGCGTACGCCGGCCAGGGCAACCACTCGCTGTCGGTCGCGGACGTCGACGGCGACGGACGGGACGAGATCGTGTACGGCGCGGCGACGATCGACGACGACGGGCGCGGCCTGTGGGTCAACGGCACGGGGCACGGCGACGCCGGGCACGTGGGCGACCTCGTCCCGTCGCGGCCGGGGCTCGAGTACTTCAAGGTCACCGAGGACAAGGCCCAGCCGAACATGTGGGTGGCCGACGCGCGGACCGGCCAGACGCTGTGGCGCAGCGGCACGGGTGCGGACAACGGGCGTGGCGTCGCCGCCGACGTCTGGGCCGGCAGCCCCGGTGCGGAGGCGTGGTCGTCCGCCGAGGCGGATCTGCGCAACGCCGCGAACGGCGCGGCCGTGGGCCGCAAGCCGTCGTCGGCCAACTTCCTGGCCTGGTGGGACGGTGACCCCGTCCGCGAGCTGCTCGACGGCACCAAGATCGACAAGTACGGCACGGGCGGCGAGACGCGCCTGCTGACCGGGTCCGACGTGCGGTCGAACAACGGCACCAAGTCCACACCGGTCCTGTCGGGCGACATCCTCGGCGACTGGCGCGAGGAGGTGGTCTGGGCGCGGTCCGACGAGGGTGCGCTGCGGATCTACGCGACGCCGCTCACCACGTCGCACCGGCTGCCGACGCTGCTGCACGACCCGATGTACCGGGTCGCGCTGGCCTGGCAGAACA of Cellulomonas dongxiuzhuiae contains these proteins:
- a CDS encoding alpha-hydroxy acid oxidase, with the protein product MTDRRLPRWSELAPLLRPQPLRLDPVQRRLEDALTIADLRRVARRRTPRAVFDYTDGAAEGELTLRRARRLFRDLELRPSILRDVSHVDTTTSYLGRPSALPFAFAPTGFTRLMHHEGERAVARVAQRRGLPYALSTMGTTSIEDVAAVAPDARRWFQLYVWKDRAAGEDLMARARAAGYEALMLTVDVPVAGARLRDVRNGFSIPPALTVRTVLDAATHPAWWTDLLTTEPLTFASLTSWSGTVADLLDRLFDPTMTIADLEWLRSSWDGPLIIKGVQTVEDARRVTDAGADAVVLSNHGGRQLDKAPVPLRLLPDVLDAVGDRTEVWVDTGITHGSDVVAAIALGARATLVGRAYLYGLMAGGERGVDRAVAILEGEVRRTMALLGATSVAELSPRHVRLP
- a CDS encoding rhamnogalacturonan lyase family protein codes for the protein MRRRSTAALATAAAAVTALGALATAPSATAAVACKVTYTVTNQWHGGFGADVRVDNLGDALTGWTLTWAFTGGQSVQQAWNGTATQSGAQVTVTNAAWNGAVGSGGQIAFGFNGASDGTTNPVPTSFALNGTTCTGSVTPTTAPTTATPTASPTQQPTPTSSPTPTQQPTPTSSPTPTAAPHPVPTTPVAGARQLEDLDRGLVSVRSGSGNLVQWRLLGYEDRGTGFHVYRDGTRITSSPVTGSTNHLDPGASATARYTVRAVENGAEQAASAPSLNLAGGYLDVAVQRPSSDHVINDGSVGDLDGDGDLDVVLKWDPSNAKDNSQAGVTGNVYLDGVTLQGQRLWRIDLGRNIRAGAHYTQFQVYDYDGDGRAEVAVKTADGTRSGTGQVIGNANADHRNGEGYVLSGPEYFTVFRGDTGAVGATTDYVPPRGTVSSWGDSYGNRVDRFLAGTAYVDGQRPSIIMARGYYTRAVVVAWDYRDGQLTRRWTFDSTSSTPGNSAYAGQGNHSLSVADVDGDGRDEIVYGAATIDDDGRGLWVNGTGHGDAGHVGDLVPSRPGLEYFKVTEDKAQPNMWVADARTGQTLWRSGTGADNGRGVAADVWAGSPGAEAWSSAEADLRNAANGAAVGRKPSSANFLAWWDGDPVRELLDGTKIDKYGTGGETRLLTGSDVRSNNGTKSTPVLSGDILGDWREEVVWARSDEGALRIYATPLTTSHRLPTLLHDPMYRVALAWQNTAYNQPPHPSFYLGDPFTAPPQQRLYVR